The genomic stretch GGAGCTTCAGGAATCTATCTTGTAAAAAAAGAAGAAGATACTACACTACTTGATATTTATAAAGCAGTTCGGGACAACGAAAACGCAACTTTATTTGATTTTCATGCAAACCCTAACCCAGCTTGTTTTGTTGGTGGCAATATTAAAGAAGCAATGGAAAAACCATTATATGAAGCACAAATTGCAATGGAACAGTCACTTGCCCAATATTCCTTAAAGGATATAATTGAATATATTGACAAAAAGACGCATTGATAAAGGTGCGTTTTTTTATAGATTAACCTGTAATTAAAATAGTTACAGCTAAACAAAGGAGGACATTAAAATGTCAGATAAAATGGAAGTATATTATTTCAGCCCAACAGGTGGAACAAAAAAGGTAACTCAAATTTTTGTGGATGCAATAGAGAAAGAAGCAAAGTGGTATGATTTAGGAAAGAAAGATACGATACCTGAAGAAGCAACATCAGAATTAACTGTTGTTACTGCACCTGTATTTGGTGGCAGAATTCCCTCTGTTGTAAGGGAAAAAATCAAAAAGTTAAAAGGTACAGGAAAAAAGGCAATTACAATTGTGGTTTATGGAAACCGAGCTTATGAAGATGCACTGCTTGAGATGAACGATATTTTAACAGAAAATGGATTTACAGTAATTGCATCAGGTGCATTTGTGGCACAACACTCTATGGCCCCGGAAGTTGGTGCAGGAAGACCTGATCAGGAAGATGCAAAGGATATTCGTAAATTTGCAAAAGCTATCCTAAATAAGAAAAATACAGATGGTGTGCAAGTTTCGGGAAATCGTCCTTATAAACCGGAAATGAATATGCCTTTTACCCCTATTTCACTTCCTACTTGTAAAAAATGTGGAGTGTGTGCAAAGTTATGCCCAACAGATGCAATTACAATTACTGATAACAGAGTAACAACAGATAAAGAAAAATGTATTTTGTGTATGGCATGTACCTGTGCTTGTCCTGAACATGCAAGAATTTTACCACCACCGGTACAGGAAAAGATGGAAAAGATGCTTGGTGCATTGAAAAATATCAGAAACAAAAATGAAACATTTCTATAATAAAAAGGAGAATACTTATGCCAATTGGAATTATTGTAAACTGCCTTGGAGTTATTGTTGGTGGAATTGTAGGCTCTCTGATTGGACCCCGTTTAACAGGCTCTTTCAAAGATAATCTTAACCTTGTTCTTAGTGCCTGTGCCATGACTATGGGTATCAGCTCTATTTTCCTAATGAAAAATATGCCTGTAGTTATTCTTTCCATTATTTTAGGAACAGTAATCGGTCTAACTATCCATCTTGGAAAACTTACGCAGAAAATGGGAATGGGAATGGAAAAAATTATTTCTAAGATTATCCCCTGTAAGCACAACAAGGATGAAGAATACTCTAATGTGTTAGTGACTGCTATCGTATTATT from Ruminococcus bovis encodes the following:
- a CDS encoding Rrf2 family transcriptional regulator, with product MRINTKFPVAVHMMTLISYIQKMDKTATSEILAKSVGTNPVVIRQIMSLLRKSGLIETRNGASGIYLVKKEEDTTLLDIYKAVRDNENATLFDFHANPNPACFVGGNIKEAMEKPLYEAQIAMEQSLAQYSLKDIIEYIDKKTH
- a CDS encoding EFR1 family ferrodoxin (N-terminal region resembles flavodoxins. C-terminal ferrodoxin region binds two 4Fe-4S clusters.), whose protein sequence is MSDKMEVYYFSPTGGTKKVTQIFVDAIEKEAKWYDLGKKDTIPEEATSELTVVTAPVFGGRIPSVVREKIKKLKGTGKKAITIVVYGNRAYEDALLEMNDILTENGFTVIASGAFVAQHSMAPEVGAGRPDQEDAKDIRKFAKAILNKKNTDGVQVSGNRPYKPEMNMPFTPISLPTCKKCGVCAKLCPTDAITITDNRVTTDKEKCILCMACTCACPEHARILPPPVQEKMEKMLGALKNIRNKNETFL